A genomic region of Brachyspira pilosicoli contains the following coding sequences:
- a CDS encoding RsiV family protein, protein MKAIFLTVLCTLFIFVSCGNSNNAKQETVTDNNTAEITPLQLSENEKANNYDVVYLVSDTGEYINSEIAQNENGNFGVVYYRDINQNLNTFNVTKAGELDEGNISAVSYDNKTLEGNFPSIAYPFVAKIDGKEMTFKSAKTPVTGAKIIEYTYSNVSPKADDPRVFQFKTAIFALNNDSKSASIDKINLDINKDFGITDVSTFNDPTKLLTAQSIISNKMAPVYDEWVKSDYISHIENYSSQFGIDYLSEKVVSINKLVYEYTGGAHGNYATINSVYLLENGNQLKIEDLITDLNNTDLLNLVKDKLVKIEGRDANSYFDLNELTLENNNFYLTSKGLVFTWGIYEIGPYAIGETRVLIPTEEIKPYLKDEYKTIFE, encoded by the coding sequence ATGAAAGCAATTTTTTTAACAGTATTATGTACTTTATTTATTTTTGTTTCATGCGGTAATTCAAATAATGCCAAACAAGAAACAGTAACTGATAACAATACAGCAGAAATCACACCATTACAACTCAGCGAAAATGAAAAAGCTAATAATTATGATGTTGTATATTTGGTTTCTGATACAGGTGAATATATTAACTCTGAGATAGCACAAAATGAAAATGGCAATTTTGGAGTTGTATATTACAGAGATATCAATCAAAACTTAAACACATTTAATGTTACAAAAGCAGGCGAGCTTGATGAAGGAAATATTTCAGCTGTTTCTTATGACAATAAAACATTAGAAGGAAATTTTCCAAGTATAGCATATCCTTTTGTTGCAAAAATAGATGGTAAAGAAATGACTTTCAAATCAGCAAAAACTCCTGTAACAGGTGCTAAAATAATAGAATATACTTATTCAAATGTTTCTCCAAAAGCTGATGACCCAAGAGTATTTCAATTCAAAACGGCAATATTTGCTCTAAACAATGACAGTAAATCTGCAAGTATAGATAAAATTAATTTAGACATAAACAAAGATTTTGGCATTACTGATGTAAGCACTTTTAATGACCCAACAAAATTATTGACAGCTCAAAGTATTATAAGCAATAAAATGGCTCCAGTATATGATGAATGGGTAAAATCTGATTATATATCACATATAGAAAATTATTCTTCACAATTTGGAATAGATTATTTAAGTGAAAAAGTTGTATCTATTAATAAATTAGTTTATGAATATACAGGCGGAGCACATGGAAATTATGCTACAATAAACAGTGTATATTTATTAGAAAATGGAAATCAGCTAAAAATAGAAGATTTAATAACAGATTTAAACAATACTGACTTGCTTAATTTAGTAAAAGATAAACTTGTAAAAATAGAAGGCAGAGATGCTAATTCTTATTTTGATTTAAATGAACTTACATTAGAAAATAACAATTTCTATTTAACATCAAAAGGCTTAGTATTTACTTGGGGAATATATGAAATAGGACCTTATGCAATAGGTGAAACAAGAGTATTAATACCAACA